Proteins from a genomic interval of Fundulus heteroclitus isolate FHET01 chromosome 21, MU-UCD_Fhet_4.1, whole genome shotgun sequence:
- the LOC118556754 gene encoding beta-1,4-galactosyltransferase 1-like, which yields MKEKIFIVLALIALFTMTCFAVFLLRNKDSYGMLPSIRQYMVKINGTFFGKIMEHVRPTRPSDVSQKTTATSAKPLELCPDSPPKLVGPLLVEFETKRTLEDVRNQVGLLLQQGGRFKPSNCIARQKVAFIIPFRNRFEHLNHWLYYVHPILIRQQLDYGVYVINQEGDGVFNRAKLMNIGFVEALHEYDYECFAFADVDLVPIDDRNLYRCSDDPRHLSVAIDKFNYKLSSKTAFGGVSLLSKEQFLKVNGFSNTFWGWGGEDDDLYNRIILRGMSVSRPDSQIAKYKMIKHQRDAHNEVNPKNAVKAQETQNHIDTDGLNSLNYTINEILRDVMYTFMTVDVQAPAG from the exons atgaagGAAAAGATCTTTATAGTTTTGGCACTTATTGCTTTATTTACAATGACGTGCTtcgctgtgtttttattacgTAACAAAGACAGTTACGGGATGCTTCCTTCTATCCGACAATATATGGTGAAAATAAACGGGACCTTTTTTGGAAAGATTATGGAGCATGTTCGGCCAACTCGCCCCTCAGATGTCAGCCAGAAAACAACAGCGACTTCAGCTAAACCTCTGGAGCTGTGCCCTGACAGCCCTCCCAAGCTTGTGGGTCCACTTCTTGTTGAGTTTGAAACTAAACGGACTCTGGAGGACGTCAGAAACCAAGTTGGATTATTACTCCAGCAGGGAGGAAGGTTTAAACCATCAAACTGCATCGCAAGACAGAAG GTGGCATTCATCATCCCATTCCGAAATCGTTTTGAACATCTGAACCACTGGCTTTACTACGTCCATCCCATTCTGATACGACAACAGCTGGACTACGGTGTGTATGTCATCAACCAGGAAGGAGACGGAGTGTTTAACCGGGCCAAACTGATGAATATCGGATTCGTTGAAGCACTGCATGAATACGATTATGAGTGTTTTGCCTTTGCTGATGTAGACCTGGTACCCATAGATGATAGAAACCTATACAGATGTTCTGATGATCCAAGACATTTATCAGTGGCTATAGAcaaatttaattacaaattatCATCAAAAACCGCCTTTGGAGGGGTCTCCTTACTGTCCAAGGAGCAGTTCTTGAAAGTCAACGGCTTCTCAAACACTTTCTGGGGCTGGGGGGGTGAGGACGATGATCTCTACAACAGAATCATCCTTCGAGGAATGTCCGTATCTCGGCCAGACTCTCAGATTGCAAAGTACAAGATGATCAAGCATCAAAGAGACGCACACAATGAAGTAAATCCAAAGAATGCCGTCAAAGCACAAGAAACACAAAATCATATCGATACTGATGGACTCAATTCCCTCAATTACACGATCAATGAGATCCTAAGGGATGTAATGTACACCTTTATGACTGTGGATGTTCAGGCTCCAGCAGGATAA